The Deltaproteobacteria bacterium GWC2_65_14 sequence CCTGCACCCAGAACCCGTGTTCGTCCCGCTGGAGATCCGCGCAGACCAAAATCGCCACGGGTGCGTCCGGAACCATCTTTGCGTACGGGTGGAACGACGGAACCTCCCGCAGGATGGCCCGGTCGGTGATGACCACGAAATGCCAGGTCTGCTGGTTCTTCGAGGAGGGTGCGCTCATGGCGGCGGCCAGAATTTCCTCGATCACCGGTTCCGGGACCGGATCTCCCGTGTAGCGGCGGATGCTCCTCCGCGAGAGAATGGCTTCCATCGCTTCCATTCGGCTTACCTCCGAATCACCAGATCGTCCACCCGCCGTCCACGTAGATCGTCTGACCCGTGATGAAGTCCGAGGCCCGCGACGCCAGAAAGATCACCGTCCCCTCGAGTTCCTCCGGCTGCCCCCACCGCCCCATGGGAGTTCTCTCGTTGATGAACCGGACCCGGTCCGGGTCATTCCGAAGGGCCGCGACGAGGGGGGTCTCGAAATAGGTCGGACCGATCGCGTTGACGTTGACGTTGTGCTTCGCCCATTCGATCGCCATGACCTTGGTCATCTGGACGACCCCGCCCTTGCTGGAGGCGTAGGCCACCAGATTGTCCAGCGCGACGGCTCCCATGATCGAGGCGATGTTGATGATCTTGCCGCAGCGCCTCTCGATCATCTCCGGAACGACCGCCTGCGCGACCAGGAAATACCCCTTCAGGTTCGTGTCCAGGACGAGGTCCCACTCCTCTTCGGCCAGTTCGGTGACCGGTTTTCGGATGTTCACACCGGCGTTGTTGACCAGGATGTCGATCCGCCCGAAATCCATCCGGATCGCCTCGACCGCGTTCCGGATGGAAGCGCGATCCACGACATCCATGCGGTACGAACGGGCTTTGCCCCCGAACGGCGCGATCGCTTTCCCGCTCTCCTCCAGGTCCTTCATGTTTCGTCCGCACAGGGCCAGAGAGGCGCCCGCCTTGGCCAACCCCACCGCCATCGCCCGGCCCAGCCCTTTCGAAGCGCCGGTCACCACGGCGACCTTCCCCTGGATGTCGAACCAGCCCCGGTCCATCTCCTGCTCCTTTCCCCACGCCAACTCCTGTCGCCTCCCCGGGAAGGTGTCGTCCCTTCCTCCCCCCTCAGACGACCAGGTACTTCCGGATGATCTCCTCGTTGTTCCAGATCGCTTCCATCTCCCCCTCGTGCCGGACGGTCCCCTTCTCGAGGATGTACCCGCGGTTGCACACCTTCCTGCAGAACTTGAGGTTCTGGTCCGCCAGGAGGATGGTGACCCCGTGCCCGCGGATCTTCCCCAGCACCTCGACCAGGTTGGCCACAACCAGGGGAGCCAGCCCCTCCGACGGCTCGTCAAGCAAAATGAGGGAAGGGTTCGCCATGAGGGCGCGGCCGACGGCCAGCATCTTCTTCTCGCCACCGGAAAGGTTGATCCCCTTCGACCCCAACCGATCCCCGAGCGCCGGGAAGAGCTCGACGATCCGGGTCCGGTTCCAGTGCCCCTTCCGGGGGGAAAGACGCCGGGCGATCTCCAGATTTTCCTCCGCGGTCAGGTCGGGAAAGATCCGGTAGTCGTCAGGGACGTAGGCGACTCCCATGCGCGCGATCTCGTACGGGGGGGGACCGCAGATCTCCTTGCCCAAAAACCGGATCGACCCCCGGGACGGCGGCGACAGACCGATGATCGAGCGCAGGGTCGTCGTCTTTCCCACTCCGTTCCGCCCGAGGAGGGCGACGACCTCCCCTTCCTTTACGGACAGGGAGACCTCCTGGAGGATGTGGCTGCTGCCGTAATAGGTGTCGATGTGGGAAACTTCGAGGATCATCCCGCGTCGTCCCCCTCTTCGTACCGGATGGTGTCGATGACTTCGTCCCCGAGGTACACCTCTTTCACCGTCTTGTCGTTCTGGATCTCCTCAGGGGTGCCGTCCCCGATGATCACTCCGCGGTGCAGCACGATGATCCGCTCGGACAAGGCAAAGACGACGTCCATGTCGTGCTCGACGACCACGAAGGTGGTTCGCCCCTCGCGGGCCAGCCGCCGGATGTCCTCCAGAAGTCGCGAACGCTCTACGGGATTCATCCCCGCGGTCGGTTCGTCCAGGAACAGCAGGGTCGGCCGGGCAGCCAGGGCCACACCCACCTCGAGGAGCCGCTGGTCCCCGTGCGAGAGGGCGCTGGCCAGAGTCTCGCGCTCCGCGGAAAGCCCGACCCTCGATAGGATCGCCTCCGCCTCGCCGTGTGCATCCTTCTCCGAAGAAATGTTCGCAAAGGGTCTCCACGACCGCCCGGTGACCGCCAGGATCGGGATCATGACGTTCTGAAACACCGTCAGCTGGGGAAACACGTTCACGATCTGGAACGAGCGGCAGATCCCCCGGCGGACCCTCGTGTGGACGGGAAGACGGGTGATCTCCATCCCTTGGAAGAAGATCCTTCCGGTCTGGACGGGAAGATACCCGGTGAGCAGGTTTATCAGGGTGGACTTTCCCGCCCCGTTCGGTCCGATGATGGAGGTGAGCACCCCCTCCTCGATCGTAAGGTCGAGGTTGTCGGCCGTGCAGATTCTCCCGAAATGGTTGGAGAGTTTCTGTGTCGTGAGAAGCTCCTTCCCCATCCCTATTCTCCCCCTGCCGCCTGCGGCCGCCGCACGAGATGCTGCACCACGCCGACAACGCCGCCGCGGAACCCCAGAATGATGATCAGGAGTACGATCCCGAACCAGAGCATCCAGTTCTCGGTGAATCTCTGGACGATCTCCCTCATCGCCACGAAGATCAGGCTCCCCACGATGGGTCCGCTGAGCGAGTGGAGACCGCCCAGGAGACTCACCAGAATGGGATTGGCCGAGTGGGTCCAGTGAGCCATGAACGGCCGGGCGTTGCTCTCCAGCATCGCCTCGAGGGATCCGGCCAGTCCGGCGAAGGCGGCGCTCAGCACGAAGACTGCCAGACGGTACCTCTTCACGGAAAGGCCGGCGAATTCCGTCCTCCGTGCGTTTTCCCGGATCCCGGCGAGCACGAGCCCGAAGGGGGAGCTCCGGATCCGGTGGACAACCCACACGGAAAGGACGAAGAAGAAGAGGACGAGATAATAGTACTGGATGTCCTTCCCGATCGGGATCTTCCACGGGCCGAAGAAGGTGATCGGGTCCCGCATGATCCCCACCAGGCCGTCGTCCCCGCCGGTGATCTCGCGCGCGTTCCAGATGAGCGAAAAGACCATCATCCCGAAGGCGAGCGTGAGCATGGCGAAGTAGATCTCCGTGTGCCGGACGCAGAAGAACCCGATGAGAAGCGCGAGAAAAGCGGCGGCCAGGATGCCCGCCGCGATTCCCAGGAGGGGATGGGGGGACAGATGAAGCCAGAAAAACCCCATGCCGTAGGCCCCGGCCGCGTAGAACGCCCCGTGGCCGAAGGCGAGCAGCCCCGTCTGTCCCAGCAGCAGGTTGTATCCCACCGCGAAGATCCCGAGGAGCATGACGCGCATGGCGAGATACACGGTGAACCGGCCCGCCACGAACGGGATCGCGACCAGCACCGCGAGGGAAACCAGGACGAGCGCTGCGGACAGGGGTTTGTTCTTCATCGGTTCACCGGGCCTCGCCGAAGAGCCCCTGCGGCCGCCACAAAAGGACCGCGGCCATCAGGATGAAGATCAGGAACATGTCGAAGGCCGGAAAGTACCGCGTCCCGAACGCGGAGAGCACTCCGATGATCAGCGCGGCCGAGAACGCACCTTTCAAGCTCCCCAACCCCCCGATGACGGCGACGATGAACGCCTCGATGATGATCGTATCTCCCATCCCCGGCGTCAGGAGCCCCACGTACGGGACGGCCAGTCCTCCGCCTACCGCTCCGAGCCAGCTTCCGAAGACGAAGACCCCCGTGAACAGGGCGGGGACCCGTACCCCAAGCGCGGACGCCATCTCCCTGTCGGAGGAGGCCGCGCGGATGATCCTCCCCCACCAGGTCCTCTCGAGCATCAGCCACAGCCCGATGGCCACCAGCGGCCCCACGGCGATGATGAACAGGTTGTAGACGGGGAACTTCCTTCCCGCGATCGGGATGGACCCCCCGAAGAGGTCCATGCTGGGGGGCGACAGGGAGCCCCCTCCCCAGGCGATCTTGACGAGGTTGTCGAAGATGAGCACGAAGGCGAACGTGAGCAGGAGCTGGTAGGGAAGCGCAAGGGGGTAGACCCTCCGAAGGAAGAACCGTTCGACGACAAGCCCCGTCGCGCAGACAAACAGTGGGCCGAGGAGGAGACCGATCCAGAAATTCTCCCCGAGGTGCCGCAGCACCGTGAAGCAGAAGTAGGCCCCCAGCATGTAGAAGCTGCCGTGGGCGAAGTTCAAGACCCCCAGAACACCGAAGATCAGCGTCAGGCCGCTGGCCACGAGCCAGATGAACATCCCCGCCGAAAGTCCCGCCAGGCATACGTGAACGACGGATTGCACCAGTTGTCTCTCCCGACCGATAAAGAGATGATGTGCATCCGGCGGCGCGGCATCCCGCGCCGCCGGATTCCTGCCCCTTCGTTCAGAAGGGAGGGCTTGTCCCCGCCCCTTCGAACGGGGGCCGATTGAAGAATTCCTTGGCCGGGATCACTTTCTGCTCCCCCATCACCTTGAAGGGGTACTTGGGATCGGTTATGGTCTTGCCCCACGGAACGTCGTATATCGCCTGGTGGTCCTCCTTCCGGAACACCCGGCGCCCGGCGGGAGAATCCATCTCCATCCCCTCCAGGGCCTGGATGACCGCCTTCGTTTCCTTGGAGCCCGCCTTCTCCACCGCCGCCTTGAACGCGTAGATGGAGGAGTACCCGGTCTCAGAGACATACGCAGGGTAATGGTTCCAGCGCTTCCGGAACCTGGCCACCCACTCGTTGTTCGTCTTGTTGTTCGGATACAGGAAGAAGTACCGACCGGAGATCCAGATGTTGTCGGGCATCTCCTTCCCCAGCCCCTCCAGGACGTCCATCGCGGCGCCGACCGGGAACATGACGTGCTTGATCTTCTCGAACAGGCCGGCCTCCTTCGCCTGCTTGACGAAGGTGATGAGCTCGCCCGCCCACTCCGTGGAATACAGCCCGTCGGGGTTTGCGTCCAGGATCGTGTTGATGTGCGAGCGGAAGTCCGTGGTGCCGAACGGAGCGAACGACTCGGCGACGAAGGAGACGCCGGGCTTGAGCTTGCCGAGCGTGTCCTGGAACATCTTCCAGCAGGTGAACCCGTATTCGTACTTGGGGCTCACGGTGGACCATTTCACGGCGGTAAGATCCTTGGCCAGGAACGCCGCGGCATGCCCGTCCTGATACGTGGGGGTGGAAATCCGGAAGATCTGCCGGATTCCCTTCTTGAACACCATCTCCTCGGTGAGCTTTTCGGTGGCGGCGTGCGTGATGATGATGACGCGATCCAGCCGTTCGATCACCGGCGCGATGGCCAGGGCCTGCCCCGAGGAATCGATCCCGGCCAGGAAATCGGCCCCCCAGCTGTCCACGAAATAGCGGCAGTTCTCGATCGCCGTGTCCCCTTTCGTCGTGGAATCCCGGAACTCCACCTCCACCTTCTGCCCGGCGATCCCGCCGGCCGCGTTGATCTCCTCGACCGCCATGTCCACGCCGTACTTGTGGAACTCGCCGTACCCGGCCAGTGTTCCCGAGGTGATCGCCTGGTAGCCGATCTTGATGGGCCCCTTGATCGCGGGCGTTGCGGCCCACACCCCCCTGGGAACCGTCATCCCTCCCAGGGACCCCGCCGCGATCAATGTGCCGGTCGCACCGGTCAGCTTGAGAAACTCCCTGCGGTTCAAGCCCTTCTTTTTCATCACTTCCTCCTTCCAGCCCGGGTTGGTTGCTCCACTCGAACGAGCCCCACGCCTTCCCTGTTCCTCACCCCCTTTCCCTCTCGTTCGCGCGTCTCGTTCCCCTCCATCGCGGTCCTCAGAAATTCACCGTAAACCGGATCGAATCGAGCACAAGGCCGGGATCCGGCAGGTAGAGCTTCTCCAGGGCGTACGGGAACGGCGTGTCGAACCCGGCGACACGGGCGACGGGGGCTTTCAGGTGCAGGAAAACCTTCTCCTGGATCAGCGCTGCCAGCTCCGCCCCGAACCCGCAGCTTTTCGGCGCCTCGTGCAGGACGACCGCCCGTCCCGTCTTTGCGACGGACCCGGTGACCGCCTCGATATCCAGCGGCCAGAGGGTCCGCATGTCGATCACCTCGACCCCGATCCCTTCGGCTTCCGCCTCCGCGGCCGCCAGCGAAGCCACCGGGACCATGGCGCCGTAGGTCAGCAGGGAGAGGTCCTTCCCCTCCCGGACGATCCGGGCCGTTCCCAGCGGCACGGGGTGGTCCCCCTCCGGAACCTCCCCCTTCACCGTCCGGTAGAGCGCCTTCGGCTCGAAGAAGATCACCGGGTCGGGAGACCGCATCGCGGAGAGAAGAAGTCCCCGGGCATCCGCCGGGGTGGAGGGGATGACCACCACGAGCCCCGCGGTGTGGACGAAGTAGGCCTCCGGGCTCTGGGAGTGGTAAATCCCTCCCTTGATCCCGCCGCCGGAGGGGGCGCGCAGCACGACCGGTGCGGGGAACTGACCGGCCGACCGGTACCGCAACTTGGACATCTCGGAGACGATCTGGTCGAAGGCGGGATAGATGAAGTCGGCGAACTCGATCTCGGCCACCGGGCGGAGCCCGGCCAGCGCCATCCCGATCGCCATCCCGACGATCCCCGACTCCGCGAGGGGGGTGTCGAGCACCCGCTCCGGCCCGAAGCGCTCCCACAGCCCTTCCGTGGCGCGGAAGACCCCGCCGTTTTGCCCGATATCCTCCCCGAGCAGGACGAGTGCGGGATTGCGCTCCATCTCGAACGCAAGCGCGTCCCGGACCGCCTGGACGAGGGTCATCACCGCCATCGGCTCAATCCCCCTTCCCGGCCAGGAGCTTGCGCTGCTCCGCCAGGTGCCAGGGAAGTTCCGCGTAGACATCCTCGACCATCGATTCCGGCGGGACGGGCGGAGCGCCCTCGCACTCCTTGACCACCCGGTTGATCTCCTCCCGGGCCTCTGCCGCGATCCGGTCCGCTTCCGCCTCGTCGAGGATCCCCCGTGCCATCAGATGCCGGGCGAATCGCAGGATCGGGTCCCGCTTCGCCCAGCTCGCCACTTCCTCCTCGGTCCGGTAGCGGGTCGGATCATCGGAGGTGGAGTGCGGCCCCATCCGGTAGGTGACCGCCTCGACCAGCGTCGGCCCTCCCCCCGCGCGGGCCTTCTCCAGCGCCTCCCGGACCACGTGGTGGACTGCCAGGAGGTCGTTCCCGTCCACCCGTACCCCCGGAAACCCGTAGGCGACCGCTTTCACCGCGACGGAGCTGGAGGCGGTCTGTTTCGAGAACGGAACGGAGATCGCATACTGGTTGTTGCAGCAGAAAAAGACAACCGGGGCCCCGTAGACCCCGGCGAAGTTCATCGCGGCGTGGAAGGCCTCCGTGGAGCTGCCGCCGTCCCCGAAGCCGACGATGACCGCCGCCTTCTCCCCGCGCAGCTTCACGGCATAGGCGGCCCCCACCGCCTGCGGAAGCTGGGTTGCCACGGGGCTAGAGACCGACACGACCCGTACCGAGCGGTCGCACCAGTGATTCGGCATCTGCCGGCCTCGCGTCGCGTCCGACCGGTTCCCGAACAGCTGGCCGACGAGCGCTTCGAGAGGATACCCTCGCATCAGCGCCATCCCATGGTCCCGGTAGGAGGGAAAGATCCAGTCCCCCTCCCGGAGGGCGAACCCGGCGCCGATCTCGGCCGCCTCCTGCCCGAAGGAGGGAGTGTAGAAGCCGATCCGGCCCGACCGCTGCAGGGCGATCGCCTTCTCGTCGAGCGCCCGAAGCCGCTGCATGCTCGAATAGAGAAAAAGGAGGTCCTCCTGGGACAGCCCGGGGTCGAGAGAGGGATCGATCGAGTGGTCCTCGCGAAGCGCCACCAGCAACGGCAGTTCCAAGACGGCCTCCGTTCCGTGTAGTTCCTCGCCGGGGTTCCCTTCCATTGTACCCGATCTCCGACCTACCGGATCACCCCCGATTCCCGAAGCCGTGTAATCCGTTCCGCGTCGAAGCCGATCTCGCGCAGGATCTCCTCGGTGTGCTCGCCCAGCCGCGGAGCCCTCCGGGGGAAGGTCGGGCAGGGATCCGGAGCTTCCTTCCCTTCCGGATCGAGAAACTTCAGCGGACGCCCCGGCTGGAGGTCGCTTCCCCCGAGGGGAGAGCCCACCTCGACGACCATCCCCCTCGCGCGCAGGAGCGGACTGGAGAGCGACTCGGAAAGGTCGAGCACGGGGGAGATGCAGACATCCCTTCCTTCGAAGAAGCCGATCCAGTCGTCCCGGGTCCTCGAGGCGAAGACCCCTTCGAGCTCCTTCCGGACCCGGGCGCCCGTCTCCCCGACGGCATACTGCCCCTCCCGGAGGTCCTCCCGCCCCAGGGCGTCGACGAGCCGCTCCCAGAACCACGATTCCAGCGCTCCGAGGCTGATATGTTTCCCGTCGGCACACCGGTAGGTCCCGTAGCAGGGAAACATCCCCGTCAGCATCATATTCCCCCGCTCGGGCGCAGACATACCGGCCAGGCAGGCCGCCGAATGGAGCGACCAGATCGCCGCCGCTCCGTCGGTCATGGAGACGTCGATCCAGCGTCCCGCCCCGGTCGACCGGCGCGACAGCAGCGCCATCAGGATTCCGGAGAGCGCCATCATCGCCCCCCCGAAGAGGTCCCCGATCTGGACCGGCGGAACGGCCGGCTCTCCGTCCCGCGCCCCGCACATCCCCAGGATCCCCGCCCAGGAGATGTAGTTGATGTCGTGCCCCGCGACGTCCCGCATCGGCCCCGTCTGCCCGTACCCGGAGATGGAGCAGTAGACCAGGCGCGGGTTGACCCCGGACAGGGTCTCGTAGTCGACGCCGAGACGGCGCACCACCCCGGGGCGGAACCCCTCCACCACGACGTCGGCCCAGGCGGCCAGCGTCCGGAAGATCTCCCTCCCCTGCTCCGTCTTCAGGTCCAGCGTCAGGCTCCGCTTCCCCCGGTTCAGGTAGCGGTCGGCCGGGCTCATCCCCGGCTCCTCCCCCGCGAAGGGGTTGCGGACCCGCGGGACCGGCTCGTCCACCTTGATCACGTCGGCTCCGTGATCGGCCATCATCAGCGTGCAGAAGGGGCCCGGGAGCTGGAGGGAAAGGTCGAGCACCCGCACCCCGGAGAGCGGCGACATCGGCGGCCTCCTCGGGTTTTCCTGTGCTATCGTATTCCGCGTATGCACGCGGGGCTTCCCATCGTCCACGACCGGGCGGTCTTCCTGGCCGACGCCCACCTGAACCAGGAGGACATCCACTCCCGGAACTTCCTGATCCTCGCGGAGAAGGCGACGCAGGAGAAGGCCGCCCTCTTCCTGCTGGGGGACATCTTCGACCTCTGGTTCGGGGCTCCCGGTCTCACCTTCCGGTTCCAGCAGCCGGTCGTCGAGCGGCTGCGGAGGCTCCGGCGCGAAGGTCTCCGTCTATATTATGTGGAGGGGAACCGCGATTTCCATCTGAAAACGCCGCACGAGAGAAGCACCTTCGACGCGGTGTCCGAGGGGGAGATGCGGGCCGCCGTCGGGGACCGCAGGCTCCTGCTCTCCCACGGAGACACGGTGAACCGGGCC is a genomic window containing:
- a CDS encoding ABC transporter ATP-binding protein, translated to MLEVSHIDTYYGSSHILQEVSLSVKEGEVVALLGRNGVGKTTTLRSIIGLSPPSRGSIRFLGKEICGPPPYEIARMGVAYVPDDYRIFPDLTAEENLEIARRLSPRKGHWNRTRIVELFPALGDRLGSKGINLSGGEKKMLAVGRALMANPSLILLDEPSEGLAPLVVANLVEVLGKIRGHGVTILLADQNLKFCRKVCNRGYILEKGTVRHEGEMEAIWNNEEIIRKYLVV
- a CDS encoding pyruvate dehydrogenase (acetyl-transferring) E1 component subunit alpha, giving the protein MDPSLDPGLSQEDLLFLYSSMQRLRALDEKAIALQRSGRIGFYTPSFGQEAAEIGAGFALREGDWIFPSYRDHGMALMRGYPLEALVGQLFGNRSDATRGRQMPNHWCDRSVRVVSVSSPVATQLPQAVGAAYAVKLRGEKAAVIVGFGDGGSSTEAFHAAMNFAGVYGAPVVFFCCNNQYAISVPFSKQTASSSVAVKAVAYGFPGVRVDGNDLLAVHHVVREALEKARAGGGPTLVEAVTYRMGPHSTSDDPTRYRTEEEVASWAKRDPILRFARHLMARGILDEAEADRIAAEAREEINRVVKECEGAPPVPPESMVEDVYAELPWHLAEQRKLLAGKGD
- a CDS encoding 2-oxoisovalerate dehydrogenase, whose amino-acid sequence is MAVMTLVQAVRDALAFEMERNPALVLLGEDIGQNGGVFRATEGLWERFGPERVLDTPLAESGIVGMAIGMALAGLRPVAEIEFADFIYPAFDQIVSEMSKLRYRSAGQFPAPVVLRAPSGGGIKGGIYHSQSPEAYFVHTAGLVVVIPSTPADARGLLLSAMRSPDPVIFFEPKALYRTVKGEVPEGDHPVPLGTARIVREGKDLSLLTYGAMVPVASLAAAEAEAEGIGVEVIDMRTLWPLDIEAVTGSVAKTGRAVVLHEAPKSCGFGAELAALIQEKVFLHLKAPVARVAGFDTPFPYALEKLYLPDPGLVLDSIRFTVNF
- a CDS encoding 2-deoxy-D-gluconate 3-dehydrogenase, whose product is MDRGWFDIQGKVAVVTGASKGLGRAMAVGLAKAGASLALCGRNMKDLEESGKAIAPFGGKARSYRMDVVDRASIRNAVEAIRMDFGRIDILVNNAGVNIRKPVTELAEEEWDLVLDTNLKGYFLVAQAVVPEMIERRCGKIINIASIMGAVALDNLVAYASSKGGVVQMTKVMAIEWAKHNVNVNAIGPTYFETPLVAALRNDPDRVRFINERTPMGRWGQPEELEGTVIFLASRASDFITGQTIYVDGGWTIW
- a CDS encoding NADH dehydrogenase, encoding MEAMEAILSRRSIRRYTGDPVPEPVIEEILAAAMSAPSSKNQQTWHFVVITDRAILREVPSFHPYAKMVPDAPVAILVCADLQRDEHGFWVQDCSAATQNILLAAHAKGLGAVWLGVHPLEERVLGFRRLLGLPEHIVPLSLVPIGFPAVKKPREDRFDRTRIRKNRWQEGGP
- a CDS encoding ABC transporter permease, coding for MGRERQLVQSVVHVCLAGLSAGMFIWLVASGLTLIFGVLGVLNFAHGSFYMLGAYFCFTVLRHLGENFWIGLLLGPLFVCATGLVVERFFLRRVYPLALPYQLLLTFAFVLIFDNLVKIAWGGGSLSPPSMDLFGGSIPIAGRKFPVYNLFIIAVGPLVAIGLWLMLERTWWGRIIRAASSDREMASALGVRVPALFTGVFVFGSWLGAVGGGLAVPYVGLLTPGMGDTIIIEAFIVAVIGGLGSLKGAFSAALIIGVLSAFGTRYFPAFDMFLIFILMAAVLLWRPQGLFGEAR